In Procambarus clarkii isolate CNS0578487 chromosome 6, FALCON_Pclarkii_2.0, whole genome shotgun sequence, one DNA window encodes the following:
- the LOC138356094 gene encoding gastrula zinc finger protein XlCGF57.1-like → MKRHMLVHSGEKPHKCPECGKRFRHLVSMKTHMLVHSGEKPHKCPECGKRFRQVGYMKTHMMMHNDERPFECDDCGRRFRDRRSIIRHMLVHTEERPFECDECGRRFRDRGSIIHHMLVHTEERPFECDKCGRLFKSCKGIKAHMLVHLNDKPS, encoded by the coding sequence atgaagcgtcacatgttagtgcattcgggtgaaaaacctcataagtgtccagagtgtgggaagaggttcagacaTCTtgtaagtatgaagactcacatgttagtgcattcgggtgaaaaacctcataagtgtccagagtgtgggaagaggttccgtCAGGTTGgatatatgaagactcacatgatgaTGCACAATGATGAAAGACCTTTTGAGTGTGATGATTGTGGCAGAAGGTTTAGAGATCGTAGATCTATAATACGTCACATGTTGGTACATACAGAAGAAAGGCCTTTTGAGTGTGAtgagtgtggcagaaggtttAGAGATCGTGGATCTATAATACATCACATGTTGGTACATACAGAAGAAAGGCCTTTTGAGTGTGATAAATGTGGCAGATTATTTAAGTCATGTAAAGGTATAAAagcacacatgttagtgcatttgaaTGATAAACCTTCATGA